One Homo sapiens chromosome 3, GRCh38.p14 Primary Assembly genomic window carries:
- the PDHB gene encoding pyruvate dehydrogenase E1 component subunit beta, mitochondrial isoform 3 (isoform 3 is encoded by transcript variant 4) codes for MAAVSGLVRRPLREVTVRDAINQGMDEELERDEKVFLLGEEVAQYDGAYKVSRGLWKKYGDKRIIDTPISEMGFAGIAVGAAMAGLRPICEFMTFNFSMQAIDQVINSAAKTYYMSGGLQPVPIVFRGPNGASAGVAAQHSQCFAAWYGHCPGLKVVSPWNSEDAKGLIKSAIRDNNPVVVLENELMYGVPFEFPPEAQSKDFLIPIGKAKIERQGTHITVVSHSRPVGHCLEAAAVLSKEGVECEVINMRTIRPMDMETIEASVMKTNHLVTVEGGWPQFGVGAEICARIMEGPAFNFLDAPAVRVTGADVPMPYAKILEDNSIPQVKDIIFAIKKTLNI; via the exons ATGGCGGCGGTGTCTGGCTTGGTGCGGAGACCCCTTCGGGAG GTGACAGTTCGTGATGCTATAAATCAGGGTATGGATGAGGAGCTGGAAAGAGATGAGAAGGTATTTCTGCTTGGAGAAGAAGTTGCCCAGTATGATGGGGCATACAAG GTTAGTCGAGGGCTGTGGAAGAAATATGGAGACAAGAGGATTATTGACACTCCCATATCAGAG atGGGCTTTGCTGGAATTGCTGTAGGTGCAGCTATG gctgggTTGCGGCCCATTTGTGAATTTATGACCTTCAATTTCTCCATGCAAGCCATTGACCAGGTTATAAACTCAGCTGCCAAGACCTACTACATGTCTGGTGGCCTTCAGCCTGTGCCTATAGTCTTCAGAGGGCCCAATGGTGCCTCAGCAGGTGTAGCTGCCCAGCACTCACAGTGCTTTGCTGCCTGGTATGGGCACTGCCCAGGCTTAAAGGTGGTCAGTCCCTGGAATTCAGAGGATGCTAAAGGACTTATTAAATCAGCCATTCGGGATAACAATCCAG tGGTGGTGCTAGAGAATGAATTGATGTATGGGGTTCCTTTTGAATTTCCTCCGGAAGCTCAgtcaaaagattttctgattccTATTGGAAAAGCCAAAATAGAAAGGCAAG GAACACATATAACTGTGGTTTCCCATTCAAGACCTGTGGGCCACTGCTTAGAAGCTGCAGCAGTGCTATCTAAAGAAGGAGTTGAATGTGAG GTGATAAATATGCGTACCATTAGACCAATGGACATGGAAACCATAGAAGCCAGTGTCATGAAGACAAATCATCTTGTAACTGTGGAAGGAGGCTGGCCACAGTTTGGAGTAGGAGCTGAAATCTGTGCCAGGATCATGGAAG GTCCTGCGTTCAATTTCCTGGATGCTCCTGCTGTTCGTGTCACTGGTGCTGATGTCCCTATGCCTTATGCAAAGATTCTAGAGGACAACTCTATACCTCAGGTCAAAGACATCATATTtgcaataaagaaaacattaaatatttag
- the PDHB gene encoding pyruvate dehydrogenase E1 component subunit beta, mitochondrial isoform 1 precursor (isoform 1 precursor is encoded by transcript variant 1), producing the protein MAAVSGLVRRPLREVSGLLKRRFHWTAPAALQVTVRDAINQGMDEELERDEKVFLLGEEVAQYDGAYKVSRGLWKKYGDKRIIDTPISEMGFAGIAVGAAMAGLRPICEFMTFNFSMQAIDQVINSAAKTYYMSGGLQPVPIVFRGPNGASAGVAAQHSQCFAAWYGHCPGLKVVSPWNSEDAKGLIKSAIRDNNPVVVLENELMYGVPFEFPPEAQSKDFLIPIGKAKIERQGTHITVVSHSRPVGHCLEAAAVLSKEGVECEVINMRTIRPMDMETIEASVMKTNHLVTVEGGWPQFGVGAEICARIMEGPAFNFLDAPAVRVTGADVPMPYAKILEDNSIPQVKDIIFAIKKTLNI; encoded by the exons ATGGCGGCGGTGTCTGGCTTGGTGCGGAGACCCCTTCGGGAG GTCTCCGGGCTGCTGAAGAGGCGCTTTCACTGGACCGCGCCGGCTGCGCTGCAG GTGACAGTTCGTGATGCTATAAATCAGGGTATGGATGAGGAGCTGGAAAGAGATGAGAAGGTATTTCTGCTTGGAGAAGAAGTTGCCCAGTATGATGGGGCATACAAG GTTAGTCGAGGGCTGTGGAAGAAATATGGAGACAAGAGGATTATTGACACTCCCATATCAGAG atGGGCTTTGCTGGAATTGCTGTAGGTGCAGCTATG gctgggTTGCGGCCCATTTGTGAATTTATGACCTTCAATTTCTCCATGCAAGCCATTGACCAGGTTATAAACTCAGCTGCCAAGACCTACTACATGTCTGGTGGCCTTCAGCCTGTGCCTATAGTCTTCAGAGGGCCCAATGGTGCCTCAGCAGGTGTAGCTGCCCAGCACTCACAGTGCTTTGCTGCCTGGTATGGGCACTGCCCAGGCTTAAAGGTGGTCAGTCCCTGGAATTCAGAGGATGCTAAAGGACTTATTAAATCAGCCATTCGGGATAACAATCCAG tGGTGGTGCTAGAGAATGAATTGATGTATGGGGTTCCTTTTGAATTTCCTCCGGAAGCTCAgtcaaaagattttctgattccTATTGGAAAAGCCAAAATAGAAAGGCAAG GAACACATATAACTGTGGTTTCCCATTCAAGACCTGTGGGCCACTGCTTAGAAGCTGCAGCAGTGCTATCTAAAGAAGGAGTTGAATGTGAG GTGATAAATATGCGTACCATTAGACCAATGGACATGGAAACCATAGAAGCCAGTGTCATGAAGACAAATCATCTTGTAACTGTGGAAGGAGGCTGGCCACAGTTTGGAGTAGGAGCTGAAATCTGTGCCAGGATCATGGAAG GTCCTGCGTTCAATTTCCTGGATGCTCCTGCTGTTCGTGTCACTGGTGCTGATGTCCCTATGCCTTATGCAAAGATTCTAGAGGACAACTCTATACCTCAGGTCAAAGACATCATATTtgcaataaagaaaacattaaatatttag
- the PDHB gene encoding pyruvate dehydrogenase E1 component subunit beta, mitochondrial isoform 2 precursor (isoform 2 precursor is encoded by transcript variant 2): MAAVSGLVRRPLREVSGLLKRRFHWTAPAALQVTVRDAINQGMDEELERDEKVFLLGEEVAQYDGAYKVSRGLWKKYGDKRIIDTPISEMGFAGIAVGAAMAGLRPICEFMTFNFSMQAIDQVINSAAKTYYMSGVAAQHSQCFAAWYGHCPGLKVVSPWNSEDAKGLIKSAIRDNNPVVVLENELMYGVPFEFPPEAQSKDFLIPIGKAKIERQGTHITVVSHSRPVGHCLEAAAVLSKEGVECEVINMRTIRPMDMETIEASVMKTNHLVTVEGGWPQFGVGAEICARIMEGPAFNFLDAPAVRVTGADVPMPYAKILEDNSIPQVKDIIFAIKKTLNI; encoded by the exons ATGGCGGCGGTGTCTGGCTTGGTGCGGAGACCCCTTCGGGAG GTCTCCGGGCTGCTGAAGAGGCGCTTTCACTGGACCGCGCCGGCTGCGCTGCAG GTGACAGTTCGTGATGCTATAAATCAGGGTATGGATGAGGAGCTGGAAAGAGATGAGAAGGTATTTCTGCTTGGAGAAGAAGTTGCCCAGTATGATGGGGCATACAAG GTTAGTCGAGGGCTGTGGAAGAAATATGGAGACAAGAGGATTATTGACACTCCCATATCAGAG atGGGCTTTGCTGGAATTGCTGTAGGTGCAGCTATG gctgggTTGCGGCCCATTTGTGAATTTATGACCTTCAATTTCTCCATGCAAGCCATTGACCAGGTTATAAACTCAGCTGCCAAGACCTACTACATGTCTG GTGTAGCTGCCCAGCACTCACAGTGCTTTGCTGCCTGGTATGGGCACTGCCCAGGCTTAAAGGTGGTCAGTCCCTGGAATTCAGAGGATGCTAAAGGACTTATTAAATCAGCCATTCGGGATAACAATCCAG tGGTGGTGCTAGAGAATGAATTGATGTATGGGGTTCCTTTTGAATTTCCTCCGGAAGCTCAgtcaaaagattttctgattccTATTGGAAAAGCCAAAATAGAAAGGCAAG GAACACATATAACTGTGGTTTCCCATTCAAGACCTGTGGGCCACTGCTTAGAAGCTGCAGCAGTGCTATCTAAAGAAGGAGTTGAATGTGAG GTGATAAATATGCGTACCATTAGACCAATGGACATGGAAACCATAGAAGCCAGTGTCATGAAGACAAATCATCTTGTAACTGTGGAAGGAGGCTGGCCACAGTTTGGAGTAGGAGCTGAAATCTGTGCCAGGATCATGGAAG GTCCTGCGTTCAATTTCCTGGATGCTCCTGCTGTTCGTGTCACTGGTGCTGATGTCCCTATGCCTTATGCAAAGATTCTAGAGGACAACTCTATACCTCAGGTCAAAGACATCATATTtgcaataaagaaaacattaaatatttag